The genomic DNA TTCCAACCGAATGTATTTTGATTAGAACCTCTAAATGTAGaatttcagttatttttttgTTACTTTTGTGCTGCAAATTTTCTCGTCACTTTCACTGCACATTTGTCACTCCATGGTACACAaaaatttatgcaaaattaTGTAATGTTATATGATGCCATTGGAATCAAGAGGGTTCCATCTCATTTTCTGTCGTATAATCCTGAATATATCTAAATCCGTGAAGTAAAATCTTGCCGGGTTTATTTATGGTATTGCATTCGTGTTAGTATTAAATACTAGAAAGCAGCATATAGGATATATACCATTTTGTCGAAGTAGCTCAGTGGTTAATGCCTTCACATAAAAATTAATCGACTCACCGTTATCATTTGGTTCTTTGATTGTCCGCTTCTCCTGCAAAGGGAATTGCATAATGGAGTTTATAGTATAGCATATGTGTTTGTTAGatgaatgtgatgttaccgtatattgctatttcgtagattgtctctgacttgcaagtcacccgttcacccttcagcttcaacgcccacgtgaatgaagatgcgttaaaaatctctatatgtttttattcgtaaatttccacaacacacagaatataaatcttataacatttatccagactagcttagaatgaTTTACATCGTCTTTTTCTttctatcgaaagatatcggagtcgtatttatacgtctaTCATACTTctaattaaatgctgtaaacgtgagctcgtgattcacgttataaacagaaattcctattatctcaataagggtaattaggtacatcgtacggatgggaacttagatataattatttcaatcagtgccaaaggtcttgagaatatagattttaatttgataatgactgggtggaacctgttatgttcttaaacctggtgtaatttgattcctacgaaagtctttgttcgaattttggggaaaattaactttgtcatgatgatttcaacatgaaatggggtacatttgggggttagttgctataatAGAACAAATGTTCCGTATTTGCGATGCATATTTTAGTGATATAAAATGTAGCGTAGTAATATCGGACATTGACAAACACAAATGTGGGTCAAATTTCGTATCTTTCGTACAAAGACTCCGCCAAAAAACACTCCCGCCACCGCTCAACAATTAGTAATTATCGTGTTAGAGTGAGGCTTATGTATGAAAATTGCGCTGGACATcaacattttcaaatcattcttcCTGAATTTAATCTTAACGAGATAATTACAAATTTGGTCTCTTTTAAACCTGGCGGGGATGTTCAAATTTACGACCAAACGTTTTGGCATCTGACATTGACTATACCTAAACTATCAATTTTAGATTAAAATTTGGGATTCGATTACATAAAAATGATTGATAGTGTTCGTGTCAAATTATCTAGTCATATCTATTGAGTACAATATCGGACCACAGCTTCTAAATACTTACCAACACAATGTCACAACATGGTTTTTCTTCTCTTCGTTTGTGAAGCACTGCACACAAATTAACGTTTGCCGTTTCAGACATTGCTTATTGATGGATGAAGCAACCTAAACCTGACACCGTATACTGTAGCTAACTTTACTAACATGTATACCACGATTACCTACATTTCACAAAGAGCAAATATAAGGCGTTTGAGAGTTTGCTTGTGGCAAACTATAATAATCATGCACTGACTGCTGGAAATATACGGCGGCAAGGCTATAACGTGACACACAAATCCTTCTTTATGCTTTTTAAAAGATATAATAATTTTGCATAATGGCGAGTCAATTAACTATTATTTCAATTTCCGGGCGTTAGGTTTTAcgcaaaatgaaaaagttaATGATTAATAGGTTCTGATCAATATACAGTATTTCTAGCCTGTCGCAAGCATAATCACAAGTCGTTTTTGTAGCCATATCGTAGGTAATAACAATGATACTATACTAGTTATCGGAATTTCAGTTATTTTGCAGACGTATCCAGTTACGATTTGACTCAACTTCGATATTAAAGCAGGGAACGCAAAATTGTAAAACGCTCATTCAAATTACTTATCGTAAAATGGCGTTCAGCCAAATGCCCTCGGGAGAGAGCAAACATCAAGAAttgttataaattattcttattTCCAGACCAAATGGGCTTTGGCAACAAATTGGCTATGTGCAGTGTGATTTCATCTGGCCCGCAGGCCTATATTCTCAACTATCTATGTGCGCAAGCTCattcatctgaaaacaaaatacctagctaacagcttactaatcccatactcgactggtaaccgaacgagaagccgtggttggtcatatgattaagccgtcttatcagcgATCCTCTCCCCCAGGAGAAATATGCAAATTCTATCTTATCACTATAGTCCAGCGGATAAGACCTCAAGTATGATAGAATTGtgcacttttggatgcaagcatgaaacttggcagaCATGTACAGTTAGCATCTTCTGATTAATTTTGGATATGATGCCATCCAAGAAAATAcctcgttgccatggaaacgaggcatcatTCGTATTGCTATCCAAGTGTAAGAGACATTACTTTATGAAAGAATATTTCCAAGATAAGTAAACCGATGTGTTTTAAGTAGTGAGGAATATGATAAAAAGTGCATCTTGACAATTGCCCTTGATTACAGAATACctggttaccatggaaacgaggtatcGTTATCGACCAAACACGATTAttagtcgcacaacctgaacgctAATCGGAACTCAAATACTACGTTCATGTTGTGCGCcaccttggtgcacatacttctggagctcccccATCCCTACTATTTAATGGACATGCTTTCTATGTACATGCATATTATAGTTGATCAACATGATATCAAAGCCAAACTACGCTTGGAAAAACTACCGTGTTTTCACTCATCGACTGCGCCGAATTAGCAATTAATTTCCATAATCAATTGTAAATCTTTTGTTTATTGAATGAACAGATTGATACTGATTTCACCTCGCTTGTTACAAACTTGGCTTTGTTTTGGAACAATTCCTATTGTGTTCGACACGAGCGGGAAGTATTCTTGTTATTGTCATGAGTCACAAATTAAGCTACCTACATTCACTTTCAAAGTGTATTTCCTTTTGTGCTCAATCAAATGCAATTGCTAATGGTCTATTTCCAAACTCATAGCCACATaaagctggtgaaaatataaaatatatatcccaTAACTGGCGGATTATCGTTATCATatcgtcatcatatatattaataaaaaataaattcattctcATAACTCATGGCATGGAGGATCTCAGCCAGATAATCTGTGGAAGacggaaaacttgcattacatTTCAGCTCAAACTCGGCTGGAATCATTGATTCCTGTAATTTAGATCTAACTTCGCCTTATGTAAgtgctacaataaaaaataaatagaaaaacgattaaaattattatattttccaaaaatatatttcacaaagACTCCCCAATAACTAGAGGGGGTAATTTTACTATTTAGAAATACACTTCAAACAAAGCACTTATAATGCATGAAATATATTGCCTAATTAAATTCGATTCAAACTTTTAGGTACATTCTACTCTTCCATATATTGCCGTTGGCTATATCTGTGTCGTGTGAAAATAGTAAATATCTATATTGCCCTCCTAATAATCAGAATTCAATTAACAATAAACATTAATAATACCTTTCCTCTCGAAAATCGTGTGCACTAAGCTCCAACAAACCTCAATATTTTCACTACATTTTATAAGACTGCAATTCTGTTGAATACCAGGCAACCTACTGTTCTATAGCTGTCACAATGATTATGATCGCGGTGCTCAGGAAATGTGTTTTCGACATTGGTATTTAACGGTAATAAATTTGGCGGATCGATATAATAAATAACGGTTTAAGACCGTAATATGTATGGAATAATATTAAAAGTATAAGGATTAAGATTAGATTATGGGAATCAATTTTTATGGCTTATGTCTTGACAGGTTGGTAGACCGAAATAAGAAAAGGGAAATGTTTTCTACTCGGCGTATTTATCTTACCCCAGCAGGTGTGGGAAATCACTTTCCTGAGGGAgtccagttacagataatagacttagTTAGTGGACTATGAAGTGAAGTGAGCTTTATAACCGTATCTGCTGATTTTAAGCTCTTGAGTCGAAAATAGTTGGCGAAAGTCTTACAtgatatgttttgttcaaaaaaaaaggTCTCATAATGTTATATTCTTCGAACACCGGAAACCCTTCATTACAAATTAAGCAGGCAGTTGAATATTGTCTTTAAAAAATACGCCTCTCCATTTCCTGTTAAAAAACGTCATTCGGTATCCACATTGCGTTTCCCACTCATACTGATGGATTTGTTACAGTGGCTGGCAGATTACGGCAGCTGCAGAGAGAATGTTGGTAGAAAAATAAGTCCAAACCTAAACTAGGGTCTATATAATAAACAGCATAATGTAGCAATCGGATCATCTTGGATGAGTTTTAGGTATAGGTAGGTGGCTGGCTTTCCACATTATTTCAGGTGCAGATAATACATGTCTATACATTAGCCGATGACTAGTTAGTTTCAACGCAAATATATATctaaaaactatatatatatactgtagtCGTAAATTCTACAGGCACAAGTATTTGTGTTCccgttagggttcaggttgtgcgactaaTAATAGCGTTGGGTAGATAACGATACCTCGTTCTTCTTAAATACACACCGGTTtacttatcttgaaaatatcctttCCTAAAGTAATGTTTCTTTCACTTTAATAGCAATACGGATAATGCCTCGTTTCCGTGGCAACGAGGTATTTTCTTGCATGGCACTATATCCAAAATTGATCaggggatgctactgtacatgtgtaCCAAGTTTCATACTTGTATCCaaaagtgcataattttacCTCTTATCCGCCGGACTACTAGTAAATACGCTAAAAACATACAAATCCGTAAACCTGTGCGCTCGGCACCAGAGTAACTTCCAATATTGTCAGCGGAATATCAGAATTTATACATCAATAAAACTTGAGCAGAAATATAACCGagattttcataaatatatccCCCGCCTTATCTTCGGTAGTGTGACCAAATGCTCAGCTCCATATCAGACAATTTTACATTTAACACGGAAATATTTTAGATAGATAAATTTTGGAATTGCTTTTCCTCCCGAAGTATTTAATCTCGGTGATCACCAGGCGCAAATAACGAACGAATCGGTTGCAAGAGCTTATATGTACGGTATGTTTATTTGCCCCCAAATCCGCATCACAAACATTATTACAATACCTTGTTGACCTGAATCAGCGTTTGGGACATGTACCCTTCAGTGCACAATAATTGTAGAagaacaaaaaagttttttgtatACACCTCTCGCAATGTTGCTTTAAATGCAAAATTAATCTAACTGTTGATATAAACACCCCAAAAACTGGCCTCATCCTGATTCATACAAACGCACCAAAAGACAACAATATACAACTACTTTTTACATCTTTTAGTATAGTCCACGCGTAGGCTAAACATCCTATCTAGACAATCCTTCCCAAACTTTGCAAAGAGAGAAAAAATTGCCATGTTAAGTGTTAATTACATAAGTATAATTTATTGCACACAAAgcattaaaatatgaatttaaaaGGCAACTAAATCTTCAACACCCAATGAAAATTTTAACCATTATGGTTCAAGAAGTTGTTCTCTACGATACATGATATCCAATGCGACCTCAAATGATTCAATAACAGCAAAATAACTTTTTATAGTTTATAGAAGGATGTGTATTACAAATTAGtagaattatataaaatttattatcaGTTTATTTACATGgttattaaaatgataaaaactgCTATTAAAATCGCAAATCAAGCTGTTTATAATTACTAATACGATGACATCAATAGTATTATACATTCCTTCATTTAAATGAGAAAATGGCTACAATTTTCAGTTGCTCAAATCACTGAAAAATAACCAGACCTGGGGTGCAGTAAAAACTTCTGGCCTCGGTATATCAAATATGAACAATTCGGTGCTCTATAAGAAATGGTTGATGATGAATGAAAAACACTTTGGCACATATTAATTGTTACTTCAAATAAAAATGCACACAAGTTTGCCATCAAAGCCATTAGTGATTGACTGATACAAAATGTTTGTTCAAAACTCTGCTTTGagatgcaaaaaatatcaaaacagtACCTGAAGTAGAAAATTATCaaataatgaacataaactagATTGGAttggagaccgccgacttatcgatcttgtagtttcgattccttcgctccAACTCAACAGCCACACCGCGTGttctatcactaattaattaataactcgctaattatacgacatatttcatccaaaatcaataggcttctgatgaatgcacatgtaaaatttggagcaaattcaacctcgctttcgtgcaCATCGCGTAACATACCAAAGtgaaacaaacagacaaatacctatcgatatacttaccgatcgagatcgataagtaataacttaaacacatatatatactatataacaTGAGTAGCAACAGACAGCAACCAGAATACAATTCTTTGATAAATAGTCATCACCTGCTTAAAACTATAAATCCAATGGCACATTTATTCATGTTGACCTATTTCAGAAATTGAACATATAAATTCTTTGTCTATGAATAAAATGAGCACTTTGCACCAAATCAAAAGTGCATAGAACAGGGCACAGGCCGAATGTGGCACGCAATAAGCTCGAGCGTTGCATGCAAACAGAATCACTTAATAACAGATAATAACTTTCAGATTCAGTGTTGTACATTGATATTTCTCTTTTGAAGCCAAACATTTCCAATTCGGTCCATCAAAAACATCTTCAAAGTGATGGTTTTTCAGGACATGTTTTATTGAAGTTTGTTATATGTGTTTTTCGAATTTCGTTCATAAAACCAACAATTATTCGACATGGCATGTTacgcgacaagattattttaaaaactttGGCACGCTTTCTCATTTGAGATTTGCACCCCTAAATCACAACAAGATCAAATTTCCAACAAATCACACACTGAGGCGGATGGAATAGAAGAGACAAAGTAAGAAACAATTTGAGGTCATCGAGTATTTGAATAGAGTTCCATAAATGCCAATGATACATTGAAGGAAATTCTAAATCAGAACTATCTTCTTTGATTGTATACTCAGTAGGAATTTCTTTACATTAATAACAAGCACCATTTTTGCAGTCTCAATTACACTCACTTTTCCACAATTATACTTTGAATTTAAGCACCCTGGTCTTCTGGATCACATTTCAGCATTACTTTTATTCCTTTTCCATCTCTAGTATACTCGAAAGCCTCTTGCGATTTTTCCAATGGGAATCTATGCGTCACCAGTGGTTTTACATTGATTTGACCAGACGCAAGCATGCTGATAGCAGTAGGCCAACTAAATGTAGGAAACAATGTATTTTTTACTGAATTATTTATAGATTCGATAATTGTCACAGCATAAAGTGATGTGAAGTACTATTACACCAGTAGTGAAAACACACACAGCACAATTCATGTCTACGGCATGTATAAAGCAATAGCACAAAAGTCTCAGaaatcttcaatcttaatttcGAGTCATACAGAAAATGAACACCCACTATAACTGGAAGTTACAAAAATTAGATTCATAATTCCGGTTGGCGACTGAGCGACAGAAGAAATTTAGACTATATTAAATTTGGTCTCGTGAAGCCTTTGGAATCTGTGGTTGAAAATTTTGGCTAAAAAAATTTGCTTGGTCTAATAATTGTCTAATGCGGGGCTCTCAGAATAGAGGTCCGACATCTCCAGTGGATCGCAAAAGGGCTCAATAGGGGGTCGCAGTTAAAGACACatttaaaatttggaaacagTACTGAGACCCACCATCACTGAAATAAGCCAAGATTCAATCTTTTGTGTGAGAATATGCAAGCACAtctgtctttttttttaatattactgtttataaaattttacttttagttCCTGAGGGTCACGAAAAAATTTGGTCATGCTAAGTGGGTCgtgataaaaaagtttgaagaacacTGGTCTAATGCTTAATTAATTGTGCAAACATAAGTCTACTTACGTGTTACAGTAACGAAATACGCCTTTGATGTCAACTTCACGAACAGCTGCGTTTACAAGAGGAACAGTAACATTCTGTGGTCCCATACCAACAAGAAGTAAGCAACCTCCCGACTTGGTGgcctaataaaattcaataaataagtTGCTGTATTATATGCACCATTGTAGCAATGAATCctaaaccaataaaacaaaatggaaGTTCATAGACCTCAATCTTATGTGGCATAATTTTGGGtgaaaaaatttgttgaacTTTAACCCCTCATGGGTAGCTCACATAACTGGTGGTGGTAATTTCTTAGGGGTCAGTTGACCTTGTTGACCTTACAGTCGTCTTGCCCGCCCCTTTGGATCATATTTTATGCTCAATATTTTTCATGACAATGTGTATCGTAATTTTAATGGTATTCGAAATGTCGTCTATCTCTCTGCAATGCTAAAACCATGCATAAAATAAGAACAATTATTgataaaaagcataaaaataatCACGGTGCACTTGATAAATAGAAACAAACAtaccgtattttacggaccataagACGCAATGGGTTCCAAAGCGAACTTCTGATGAGTTGCTTAGATTgggtttttatttatacaaaggCGCACTGGGTTATAAGACTATAACGATTTTTATTCAGAAGTTGAAGACAGCGGTTTGTATATAAAACAATGGTACAGGAACTGGTTTTTGAGTGCAATAAAGCATACAGCACTAACTGACTATACATTGGCCGCACTGGCTTATATGTCAGGCACACAATAGGATTTTAGGTGTGCCTAGATTTGAAGTATGCTTTATGGTTCGTAAAATACAGTACTCAAATTCCATTGAACATACATATATCCCTGTTTGTACTGCTGATTCTGCTCCAGTGCATTCAATAGTGCGATCTGGCATCCCTCCAAGaatttcttcaattttctttgcaACATCTTGAGGTTTTTCATCcaattttatttgatatgtAAAGTTTGCTCCAAGCTCTTTAGCTTTGTCGAGGCGATTTGAAGAAAGATCTAAGTTTAATGTAAGACATTATCCTTGCCAATAACATAGAAGCCTGAAACTAGCCAAAGTTTGGATATTTGTTACCATCTTCCAGTCCatttaaatatgtaattttttggGGAATTGGTTCAAAAAACGACCATTTACGTAAACTCACTTAAAAGTGTTTTCAACCATGGCTGACTACTGAAATTCTAAGAGATACCGAGCTAATATAGAGTTATAATGGGGGGTTATTCGTCAGTAATTGTAATAGAACATAGAAATTAATCTACATAATTATGCatcttttatttaaaataaacatccCACCTGTGACTACAATTGAAGCCGCTCCCATCGCCTTTGCTGATAAGAGAGATACAAGTCCGATGGGCCCTGCACCACAAATTAAAACTCGATGTCCAAGACCAATTTGAGCTCTGCGACATGCATGAATGCCCACAGATAGAGGTTCTATTAAAGCGCCTTCTTCAAATGATACATTGTCAGGTAGTCTATAAATATAGCaaacaaattttataataaatatcgaAAAGTAAAAATCTATCAATTCCATATTAGAAGCATTGTAATAGagcaaaaaagcaaaaaaaaaaaaaagtttaaagtcAGTAAACAAATCAGACTGTAAAACTCTAACCATGTGTGTATGACGGAATTTAATTACGATACTTATACTCTATTTGACAATTTCTGCAAGGACGCACAGCGGTTGGCAAATGCTTTCCTCATGGAAATTCTATTATATCCTATCGTAATAATTATATAAGTATGTTTTCGTACTTGTGACAGAATGATCCTTTATGAGTATAAAATCTTTGTAGGTTTCCGTGATCAGGTGGCGTAGCACAGAAATATACAGGGCTCAAATTGTATCTGCCAGATTTACTAAATTCATCAGAACATAATGGATATCCTGGTTCAATCGCAACTCTGTCACCTGtaatatatacagaaatattCACATAagatttttgattgtttttatgAACAAGATagaattctcaaatatatgggcttGTAGGTCAAAAtaaagtagtacgggtatgcaatctgtcacagacTACTGCCACAAGGTgcacaaattttaaatttgataacgtcgcaaaaaaaaatctagtaaagcccacagaaatttttgaaataaataaatgtaatagcATATAGCAAAAAACTGAAAACttgaaagcaattggtccggtagttgataaaaaaaagtgaGTTTTTCATAACAAGAAAAACTAGTAAGGAAATGAACAACAACATATGTAAACTTGGTgtccaataaatatatttcaattcaaagATATTTTTGCATCTCGTGCATTGACAACTCAATTCAAAACCACCTATTTGGTGTTGATGTCTTTACCTGGTTTCAAATGTTTTACGTCTTTTCCACATCTCACGACAGTTCCAGCTGCCTCATGACCAATAACCATTGGCTCTTTCACAATAAAATCACCAATTCTTCCATTCAACCAATAATGAACATCTGATCCACAGATCCCAACAGAATTCATTTTGAGGACAACCTCTGTTTTATAAGGAATTTGAAAGATATGTCATTGAATAAGCTGGATTAAATTGTCTATCATATAGAATTTAAGAATTGTTATTTAGAAATGACACATGCAAATATTGCTGAGCCACACCCATAAGAAGTACACAGGGTACTAAACTACATCCGACCCTAAGGGTAGAAAATCACACTAATAAATCAGTACATAACCaatcataaaattataatttaattcagACTTGTTTCTTTGTTAACAATATGCCaattgaaattttgtattttgataGTTATAGCAGTATCATAAAAAACGTCAAATAACAGTTTTGTGTGGATTCACACTTATGCCTACCATCACCAGCTGGCTCTCGTACTGGGCGATTTTCctgcaacaaaaaaaattgatgtcaaGTCACCATTTATAAATTTCCAAGGTATTATTAAAAGCAATGATGTGAATACATTCGGACATTATactgataaaataaaatctgaaaatacaaacataaaaattCTTATAAATCTTTATTCATTCTTTTATAGTTATGGTAGACTATATTAGCTACAATGGAGAAGAAAGTGCCAATCTGCATATGACACCCAATGATATTGGTACAAGCTATGCCAGTATGCAGCTATGGCAGTATGGTTGGGTCGTTTAGTACAGTAGTAGGCAGACCTGTGAAGATCGCTGACTGTAGGAATGTTCAATATGTTACCACTGTACCGGTATCGCACGAGTAATTACAGAATTCAATGAGCATTTCAatgcataccggtaccgtaccggtaccgtactgcagtactgtaatACCGTACTGAACCAGTTACCGCTGCGCTAATTTCCGTGTTACAGCGTTATATAAGCACTCACCAGAACAATATCACACTGCGGTTTCTCTTCTCTTCGTTTATACAAAACGACACTGAGATTTTCATTCTCTGAATTAcccatatttcaattttcccagATATCGGCAGCAGCAAATCGAAAATTACGTCGCCGTTGCAAACTATTTGCAGCAATGGTGTGCctcccgacccttgacccccaAATTCTTCGCGTACTTTACTAGGgcacatttttgttttcattaataaaaactTCACATTATATAGACACAATATCACATAACACATTTATATAGACACAATAGCACAAAGACAATTGCATTTTTTACAAAAACGAGCACATAATAGTGTTCCACTTCTTTTTGTGGTAATGGAGGGTATTCATTATCGCCACTGAgcgtcgccattttgtttttatgtgggCATGCGCGGGAAAGTACTGTCTTCTGCTACCCCGCGACGTTGGACTGGTTTGGGCTTTTCGATTGCAATGGCGGCTCGTGCGTCTGGTGGTTCCAAATTGCATTGCTGCGTACCGTTGTGTAATGGCGATAGCCGTTACTCACCAGACTTATCGTTCCACTCTTTCCCCAAAAATGAAGAGAGCGTGGATTCACAGTATTCGTCGCGATCCTGGTAAACATTTTCAAGTAAGTCAGTATATtgtggcaaatatttttttcttctggttttaattttagttttgacCCTGATTTTCTCTTCTCGCTTCTACTTTAGTTATTAGGCTATATCTATGCGGTTGTAGGCCATATGTGAGTGTATTTAGGGTGAGCACAGCCCACGACTTTCTTTTGCAGTTTTAGCAACAATTAATTTaactaatgatttggtttctacgaaactaactacttatccttcttctattcTTTTGTGCCGGCGGATCGGTATGcttataatgcaaggatgctgtagcaagagtaaagataactatcctaagtgatttaagagtcttgctgtgagtcttagtgtgcagcaagactcttgaatcactcaattaaattaatttaacttCTGCTCTTTTCAAATCTTAGTTGGGGCTCTTCTGATTCTGTAGACTAATAAGtgtttattttgtcaatatCTTCCTGGTGTAGGCTAAATCCTGAATAGCCCATGAATGAATGTACATCACAAGTCATTATTTACTGACGTTCTTAATGCTTAAAAGTATAACAGTGGTTACGGTACATGTGACATCATCATGTCCCGCTCGCTGAAAAATCTTACTTGCCCTACCTAACTTACCATACCTTTGTAATCGTAGATGAAAGActcccagaagtatttgtaTCCTCTCTTGGCGCTATTTCCATTCCCAGCATGCTTTTCAGCATATTCTGTAACGTCATCAAAACTAAAATCAGGAAGATATTTCAAATCGTCGCTAAAGGTACGCTCAGCCATTACAcagacagataaaaaaaaaaacgcgccAGAGTAACAATCGCGAAGTCGTCGTCTGACGTCCTGCTCACTATCCAGTGGAGGCGCTAAAGAGGTGAATACCCTCCATTAGTATacacaatgacattaaacaacatgataggcaactctgacgtcactccataagactacatgcgaaagattgtatttcatgatacgctccaatgcacatatttctcgtcgcctttcgcgacggttttccgcttgcttttgctactcggcgtcttttttacgtgtagtacctgcctttttgcgcctgtaacgaaagaaaataatctctatatctgagaagttttgctcattcggaaagctggaatggcagacaagctgtaaagagtaattctgaacatcatagacgttttttttatcagagaatattacaaacgcgatagcgtaaagatttgtgtaaagcattttgcagataatgacaaagttcaaagttagtaattttaatgtttgcgcttgaacattgaaatttcatttaaagagggtgtcatacaaaacagcaaaactgtttttacttctcttaaaggtgctgtgatacaattccataacacaaagtttgcacctatcgaacttgttttagtaggtgaatttattagacatattacatattcaattaatcgtaggtaacattacTGGTACacaatgcctcgtagataggtttgtgtctaaatttaggaatttagctcatagcccgctaattaatattatcttctatgcaggagattgcagggctgattcaacTTGAAGCCTTACcaatcacctgacgatgctcattt from Styela clava chromosome 12, kaStyClav1.hap1.2, whole genome shotgun sequence includes the following:
- the LOC120329640 gene encoding sorbitol dehydrogenase-like; its protein translation is MGNSENENLSVVLYKRREEKPQCDIVLENRPVREPAGDEVVLKMNSVGICGSDVHYWLNGRIGDFIVKEPMVIGHEAAGTVVRCGKDVKHLKPGDRVAIEPGYPLCSDEFSKSGRYNLSPVYFCATPPDHGNLQRFYTHKGSFCHKLPDNVSFEEGALIEPLSVGIHACRRAQIGLGHRVLICGAGPIGLVSLLSAKAMGAASIVVTDLSSNRLDKAKELGANFTYQIKLDEKPQDVAKKIEEILGGMPDRTIECTGAESAVQTGIYATKSGGCLLLVGMGPQNVTVPLVNAAVREVDIKGVFRYCNTWPTAISMLASGQINVKPLVTHRFPLEKSQEAFEYTRDGKGIKVMLKCDPEDQGA